In Mercenaria mercenaria strain notata chromosome 15, MADL_Memer_1, whole genome shotgun sequence, a single genomic region encodes these proteins:
- the LOC128549128 gene encoding 60S ribosomal protein L28-like, with product MILFYHCFVILCVFSDFTMSASPELLWGIIRNNSSFLLKGSGQTYSREANNLRSRNSYRYNGLIHRKSLGVEPAKDGKGVVLVTRKSGVVGRPGKSYNRVELKKGGRKTLTTIRNSIRKGRYRKDLKMAAVRRASAILKSQKPIAVRKTVRKRKD from the exons atgatattattttatcattgCTTTGTCATTTTGTGTGTATTTTCAGACTTCACCATGTCTGCATCTCCAGAACTTTTGTGGGGAATCATCAGAAATAACTCCAGCTTCCTACTCAAAGGAAGTGGACAGACTTACAGTCGG GAGGCAAACAACTTGAGATCCCGTAACTCTTACCGCTACAATGGATTGATCCACCGTAAATCTCTGGGTGTTGAACCAGCCAAGGATGGAAAGGGAGTTGTTCTTGTTACCAGGAAGTCAGGAG TTGTTGGACGGCCAGGAAAATCATACAATCGTGTTGAGTTGAAGAAGGGAGGCCGAAAAACCCTGACAACCATCAGAAACTCCATCAGAAAGGGCAGATACAGGAAGGACCTCAAAATG GCTGCTGTCCGACGTGCCAGCGCCATCTTGAAGAGCCAGAAGCCCATTGCTGTTAGAAAAACTGTCCGAAAAAGGAAAGATTAA